A section of the Micromonas commoda chromosome 14, complete sequence genome encodes:
- a CDS encoding predicted protein yields the protein MRTRNFESPLDLSGYDGIRLKIRGDGNRFKLILYDEDDWWGSIAFHAAFDTVEGAWLTVDVPFDSFRAVRRGEAVPEGSPDLRAMRTTSVRSMQLMLSKFTYGMGDLNKSFASGPFYLEVSKVSAYRGDAGATR from the coding sequence ATGCGGACGAGGAACTTCGAGTCGCCGCTGGACCTCTCTGGGTATGATGGCATTCGACTGaagatccgcggcgacggcaacaGGTTCAAGCTCATCCtgtacgacgaggacgactgGTGGGGCTCCATCGCGTTccacgccgcgttcgacacCGTGGAGGGCGCGTGGCTCACCGTGGACGTGCCCTTTGATAGCTTCCGCGCGGTGCGGAGGGGCGAGGCGGTGCCCGAGGGGTCGCCCGACCTCCGagcgatgaggacgacgtctGTGCGATCGATGCAGCTGATGCTGTCCAAGTTTACGTACGGGATGGGGGATCTGAACaagtcgttcgcgtccgggCCGTTCTACCTGGAGGTATCGAAGGTGTCGGCGTACAGaggggacgcgggggcgacgcgatga